From the genome of Monomorium pharaonis isolate MP-MQ-018 chromosome 2, ASM1337386v2, whole genome shotgun sequence, one region includes:
- the LOC105831052 gene encoding venom protease, which produces MGTVVLILIGLLYALIPSTYSQGVCQNPQGQLGTCINIRSCAFLLDLLKSNSQNPQVGNFLRASVCGYENQGRDPWVCCPYNGRRTDNGLEGDRDHKEITNTAYGPLYPPNCGYSNATLRRIVGGEPAPLGAWPWITALGYTNSKNPNVPKWLCGGVLISSRHVLTAAHCVYERADLYKVRIGDLDLKDDYDGANPFEDFIERKTVHPEYNPKAYTNDVAVLKTSQEVPFTINLHPICLPADDFNRNRNLENLYPFVAGWGSVYFHGPSSSRLLQTQIPVRTHEECKTAFRNFPKTVIDDRVLCAGFARGGKDACQGDSGGPLMAVDPKNQQSFYVIGVVSYGYKCAEPGFPGVYSKVTAFLDFITSQLV; this is translated from the exons ATGGGGACTGTTGTACTGATACTCATTGGTTTGCTGTACGCATTAATACCGTCGACGTATTCTCAAG GTGTATGCCAAAATCCACAGGGACAACTCGGTACATGCATCAATATCAGATCGTGTGCGTTTTTACTCGATCTCCTGAAATCGAACTCCCAAAATCCACAAGTAGGCAATTTCCTACGTGCTTCTGTTTGCGGTTATGAAAATCAAGGTAGAGATCCTTGGGTTTGCTGTCCATATAACGGAAGGCGTACGGATAACGGCTTAGAAGGCGATCGAGATCATAAAGAAATCACGAATACTGCATATGGTCCTTTGTATCCCCCTAACTGTGGATACAGTAATGCTACACTACGCAGAATCGTCGGTGGCGAGCCAGCTCCGTTGG gTGCTTGGCCTTGGATCACCGCTCTCGGATATACAAACTCAAAAAATCCTAATGTTCCCAAATGGCTTTGCGGCGGCGTCTTGATTTCCAGTCGACACGTTCTTACCGCCGCACATTGCGTTTACGAACGAGCGGATTTATACAAAGTGCGCATCGGTGATTTGGATCTCAAAGACGATTATGACGGGGCAAACCCGTTTGAGGACTTCATCGAAAGGAAGACAGTGCACCCCGAGTACAACCCCAAAGCCTACACGAACGATGTGGCGGTTCTGAAAACGTCCCAGGAAGTACCCTTTACGA TAAATCTTCATCCCATTTGTCTTCCGGCGGATGATTTTAacagaaatagaaatttaGAGAATCTCTATCCTTTCGTCGCTGGATGGGGATCTGTTTATTTCC atggTCCATCAAGTAGTAGACTTTTGCAAACACAAATTCCTGTACGTACACACGAAGAATGTAAAACTGCCTTCCGGAATTTTCCAAAAACTGTCATTGATGACCGCGTTTTATGCGCTGGATTTGCTCGAGGTGGAAAAGACGCTTGTCAg gGTGATAGTGGTGGACCACTAATGGCTGTTGATCCTAAAAATCAACAATCATTTTACGTTATTGGAGTAGTATCATATGGCTATAAGTGCGCTGAGCCAGGTTTCCCAGGCGTTTATTCAAAAGTTACAGCATTCCTAGATTTCATCACGAGTCAATTGGTATAA